The Vigna unguiculata cultivar IT97K-499-35 chromosome 6, ASM411807v1, whole genome shotgun sequence genome contains a region encoding:
- the LOC114188486 gene encoding glycerophosphodiester phosphodiesterase GDPDL3-like: protein MWNARVLLRSFSLLHFLVLHSVLPQVSAQGSNATTWNTLSGNPPLVIARGGFSGIFPDSSDFAYLFAVAASLKNVILWCDVQLTKDAQGICIPDLKLENATNIAQNAKYKSSTYPVNGATTSGYFSMDYTLEDLRSNNVFLVQGIYTRTEKFNNNAFQILTVNNVVKTASPPGLWLNIQHDAFYTQHNLSMKNFVRSVSTTVNVSYISSPEAGFLRSIRTDINPKRTKLVFRFMEKGEVDPSTNQTYATLLKNLTSIKTFASGILVPKDYIWPVDLKSHYLQPHTSLVSDAHTVGLEVFASTFENDIPISYNYSYDPVAEHLSFIENGNFSVDGVLSDFPLTSSTAIDCFAHNGLNAPKKVNTLVISKYGASGDYPPCTDLAYEKAFSDGADVLDCPVQISKDGIPFCFSSIDLIPNTNVAQSRFNDLSKSIPEIQSGDGIFAFDLYWNNISSLTPLMLKPFSTLYRNPKFNEKVSLLTLSEFLNFTQGRPSPLGVVIIIEVRSVQAIISVLQSLIPSIGCILCEHVISVMKCSKAQLTV from the exons ATGTGGAATGCACGCGTTCTTCTCCGTTCATTCTCTCTCCTACATTTTCTTGTTCTTCACTCGGTGCTGCCTCAGGTCTCTGCACAAGGATCCAACGCAACCACTTGGAACACTCTCTCTG GAAATCCACCGTTGGTCATAGCTCGTGGTGGTTTTTCAGGGATATTTCCCGATTCCAGTGACTTTGCGTATCTTTTTGCTGTAGCAGCTagtttaaaaaatgtcattctATGGTGTGACGTGCAATTAACGAAAGATGCGCAGGGGATCTGCATCCCAGACCTCAAGCTTGAAAATGCCACTAATATTGCTCAAAATGCTAAATATAAAAGTAGCACTTACCCAGTTAATGGTGCAACGACCAGTGGCTATTTTTCTATGGACTACACCTTAGAGGATCTACGTTCCAACAATGTCTTCC TGGTTCAGGGAATTTACACACGAACAGAGAAGTTTAATAACAATGCATTCCAAATTCTTACTGTGAATAATGTGGTTAAAACAGCATCCCCGCCAGGATTGTGGTTGAATATACAG CATGATGCATTCTACACACAACACAATTTGAGTATGAAAAACTTCGTACGTTCTGTTTCCACAACAGTAAATGTCAGTTACATCTCATCACCTGAAGCTGGTTTCCTCAGAAGCATAAGAACAGACATCAATCCAAAAAGAACAAAACTGGTCTTCAGGTTTATGGAAAAAGGGGAAGTAGATCCATCAACCAACCAGACTTATGCTACACTGTTAAAAAATCTAACATCTATCAAGACATTTGCTTCAGGAATTCTTGTTCCCAAAGACTACATATGGCCTGTGGATCTAAAGAGTCATTATCTACAACCGCATACATCTTTGGTCTCCGATGCGCACACAGTGGGGCTGGAAGTCTTTGCTTCAACTTTCGAGAATGATATTCCAATCAGCTATAATTACAGCTATGACCCTGTTGCCGAGCACCTGAGTTTCATTGAGAATGGAAACTTCTCTGTTGATGGTGTGTTGTCTGACTTCCCCCTAACGTCATCTACAGCTATAG ACTGCTTTGCTCACAATGGTCTCAATGCTCCAAAAAAAG TTAACACTTTGGTCATCTCAAAATATGGAGCCAGTGGAGATTATCCTCCTTGTACCGACTTAGCGTATGAAAAGGCTTTTTCAGATGGTGCAGATGTTCTCGACTGTCCTGTTCAGATTTCAAAAGATGGAATACCATTTTGCTTTAGCTCTATTGATCTTATCCCGAACACAAATGTTGCTCAGTCAAGATTCAACGACCTTAGCAAATCTATTCCAGAGATCCAATCTGGTGATGGAATATTTGCATTCGACTTGTATTGGAATAATATATCAAGCTTGACCC CCTTAATGCTGAAACCGTTTAGCACTTTGTATAGAAACCCAAAATTTAACGAGAAAGTATCATTGTTAACATTGTCCGAGTTCTTGAATTTCACACAAGGTCGTCCTTCCCCATTAGGTGTTGTGATCATCATTGAGGTGCGTTCTGTTCAGGCCATTATTTCAGTACTTCAGTCTTTAATTCCTTCCATTGGCTGTATATTATGTGAACATGTAATATCTGTGATGAAATGCAGTAAGGCACAGTTAACTGTCTAA